The nucleotide sequence TCACCCTCAGTGATATTTTCACATCTACATATCATGTTTCCATATCTTCTGTCCTGGTTGATTAATTCTGCTTTTTTTTCAGCAGTTTCACTTATAAATTCATAGTGTTTTTTTCTGTTAGGCTTAAACTCTTTATTTAATTCTACATCTCCTAAGATCTTTTTAGCTATCTCTACCACGTCTGCTGCAATAGCTGGAGCTGATGATAATCCTGGTGATTTTATTCCTGCTACATCTATAAATCCTTTAGCTCCCTCTACCTCTTCAATTATAAAGTCGTTTGTACTAGGCTGAGCTCTAAGTCCTGCAAAGTTTCTGATACCTTCTCTGAAATTTAACTCCTTTATAGATTTTAATGCGTGTTCCCTTACAAAATCTAATCTTTCTGCTGTAGTAGCTAAGTTAGCTCTGTCACTTAGATCCTCAGCATCTGGTCCTGCCAATACATTTCCATGAACTGTAGGAGTTACTAAAACACCCTTTCCTAATTTAGTAGGACATTGGAATATTACGTGATTAACTAATTCTCCCTGTGTTTTGTCTAAAACGAAATATTGTCCCCTTCTAGGAGTTATTTTAAATGTTTCCTCTGCTACCATTCCATGTATTTTGTCTGCATATACTCCAGAAGCATTTATGATACATCTAGTTTCATAATCTCTTTGGTTTGTGATTACTCTATATCCACCCTCTATTTTTTCTATATTCAAAACTTCTGTATTTAAGTCTAATTTCACACCATTATCTACAGCATTTTCCATAAGTGCTATAGTCATCTCCCATGGTCCTACTACTCCACCTGTAGGAGCTAATAGTGCCGCAACTGCATCTTCATTTATCTTTGGTTCAACTTTTTGTAATTCTTCTTTCTCTATTATTCTTACACCTGGAATATTATTTTCTATTCCTCTTTGTAATAATTCTTCTATATGAGCTCTTTCCTCTTCACTGTTTGCAACTACCAATGATCCTATTCTTTTGAATGGAAAGTCTAATTCCTCACTTAATTTATCAAACATTGCATTTCCCAAGGCATTATATTTAGCCATCAAAGTTCCCTCTGTAGCATCGTATCCTGCATGTACAATGGCTGAATTCGCCTTAGTTGTTCCATTGGCTACATCTGTTTCCTTATCTAATACCACCACATTCAGACTATATTTTGAAAGTTCCCTTGCTATAGATCCCCCTATTATTCCTGCCCCTACTATTAAAATATCTTGCATTGCTACCTCCTTAAAAATAACTAAATC is from Psychrilyobacter atlanticus DSM 19335 and encodes:
- a CDS encoding NAD(P)/FAD-dependent oxidoreductase; protein product: MQDILIVGAGIIGGSIARELSKYSLNVVVLDKETDVANGTTKANSAIVHAGYDATEGTLMAKYNALGNAMFDKLSEELDFPFKRIGSLVVANSEEERAHIEELLQRGIENNIPGVRIIEKEELQKVEPKINEDAVAALLAPTGGVVGPWEMTIALMENAVDNGVKLDLNTEVLNIEKIEGGYRVITNQRDYETRCIINASGVYADKIHGMVAEETFKITPRRGQYFVLDKTQGELVNHVIFQCPTKLGKGVLVTPTVHGNVLAGPDAEDLSDRANLATTAERLDFVREHALKSIKELNFREGIRNFAGLRAQPSTNDFIIEEVEGAKGFIDVAGIKSPGLSSAPAIAADVVEIAKKILGDVELNKEFKPNRKKHYEFISETAEKKAELINQDRRYGNMICRCENITEGEIIDSIHRNVGATTVDGVKKRCRPGMGRCQGGFCGPRIQEILARELGKSLEEIVLDKADSYILTGETKK